A genomic window from Pseudonocardia broussonetiae includes:
- a CDS encoding GNAT family N-acetyltransferase, with product MLRVAGARLLDDRDRPVVRAALDADPVASCMVAARVEVAGLDPWRLGGEVWASGSRLDGLCFSGANLVPLRGERPALRSFADRARRHGRSCSSIVGRAELVLPLWEELAPHWAPAREVRADQPLMVLAGLPSVAADPAVRAVRPDELDRYLPAAIAMFTEEVGVDPRGGDGGAGYRARVAELVAAGRAFARFEGDQVVFKAEVGALSSRVGQIQGVWVHPACRGRGLGTAGTAAVVERLAAMNRVSSLYVNGFNHVARASYARVGFTQVASFSTILF from the coding sequence GTGCTCAGAGTCGCCGGTGCCCGGCTTCTCGACGACCGGGACCGCCCGGTCGTCCGCGCCGCGCTCGACGCGGATCCGGTGGCCTCCTGCATGGTCGCCGCGCGCGTCGAGGTGGCCGGTCTCGACCCCTGGCGCCTCGGCGGCGAGGTGTGGGCCTCCGGGTCGCGCCTGGACGGTCTCTGCTTCTCCGGCGCCAACCTCGTGCCGCTGCGCGGCGAGCGCCCGGCGCTGCGCAGCTTCGCCGACCGCGCGCGCCGCCACGGCCGCTCCTGCTCCTCGATCGTCGGCCGCGCCGAGCTGGTCCTGCCGCTGTGGGAGGAGCTCGCCCCGCACTGGGCGCCCGCCCGCGAGGTCCGGGCCGACCAGCCGCTGATGGTGCTGGCCGGCCTGCCGTCGGTGGCGGCCGACCCGGCCGTGCGCGCCGTGCGCCCCGACGAGCTCGACCGCTACCTCCCCGCCGCGATCGCGATGTTCACCGAGGAGGTCGGCGTCGACCCGCGCGGCGGCGACGGCGGCGCCGGCTACCGCGCCCGCGTCGCGGAGCTCGTCGCCGCGGGCCGCGCGTTCGCCCGGTTCGAGGGCGACCAGGTCGTGTTCAAGGCCGAGGTCGGCGCCCTGTCCTCGCGGGTCGGGCAGATCCAGGGCGTGTGGGTGCACCCCGCCTGCCGCGGGCGTGGCCTGGGCACGGCCGGCACCGCCGCCGTCGTGGAGCGCCTGGCCGCGATGAACCGCGTGTCGAGCCTGTACGTCAACGGCTTCAACCACGTGGCCCGCGCCTCCTACGCGCGCGTCGGCTTCACGCAGGTGGCGAGCTTCTCCACGATCCTGTTCTAG
- a CDS encoding M50 family metallopeptidase, with protein sequence MMFVLGILIFFVGILFSVAWHELGHFVTARWFGIKVPEFMVGFGKTIWSTKRGETEYGLKAIPLGGYVRMIGMIPPARGELLGSSRRTGPFQGLIDDVRRQSAMDVRPEDADRQFYLRKPWKRIVVMAAGPIMNLILAVLLFAVLLMGIGMNTGTTTVSAVSECVLPADAATTSCPVGAPPTPAAVAGFRPGDEILALDGQEFSRFDGEELRAAIQRSTGPVVVTVLRDGQRLDLTPTPIRNLVASVDDPTQFVEGNFLGIGLLQDYERQSLGAVFVEIGDVVGRTGQAIAELPSRVPGLFGSVFLGEERDVNGPIGIVGVSRIGGEVLEQEIPFVAEASLLLSLLAAVNISLFLFNLLPIPPLDGGQIFPAIWEAVKKRIWRLRGRPDPGPVDVAKLMPVAYVVAMVFIVWSGLLLVADVINPVRLFQ encoded by the coding sequence ATGATGTTCGTGCTCGGCATCCTGATCTTCTTCGTCGGGATCCTGTTCTCGGTGGCCTGGCACGAGCTGGGCCACTTCGTCACCGCGCGCTGGTTCGGCATCAAGGTGCCGGAGTTCATGGTCGGCTTCGGCAAGACGATCTGGTCGACGAAGCGCGGCGAGACCGAGTACGGCCTCAAGGCGATCCCGCTCGGCGGCTACGTCCGCATGATCGGCATGATCCCGCCCGCCCGCGGCGAGCTGCTGGGCAGCAGCCGGCGCACCGGCCCGTTCCAGGGCCTGATCGACGACGTGCGCCGGCAGTCGGCGATGGACGTGCGCCCCGAGGACGCCGACCGCCAGTTCTACCTGCGCAAGCCGTGGAAGCGGATCGTGGTCATGGCCGCCGGCCCGATCATGAACCTGATCCTCGCGGTGCTGCTGTTCGCGGTGCTGCTCATGGGCATCGGCATGAACACCGGCACCACCACGGTGAGCGCCGTCAGCGAGTGCGTGCTGCCCGCCGACGCGGCCACGACGAGCTGCCCCGTCGGCGCACCGCCCACCCCGGCCGCCGTGGCGGGCTTCCGCCCGGGCGACGAGATCCTCGCGCTCGACGGGCAGGAGTTCTCGCGGTTCGACGGCGAGGAGCTGCGGGCGGCGATCCAGCGGAGCACCGGGCCGGTCGTCGTCACGGTCCTGCGCGACGGGCAGCGCCTCGACCTCACCCCGACCCCGATCCGCAACCTGGTGGCCTCCGTCGACGACCCGACGCAGTTCGTCGAGGGCAACTTCCTCGGCATCGGGCTGCTGCAGGACTACGAGCGGCAGAGCCTCGGCGCGGTGTTCGTCGAGATCGGCGACGTCGTCGGGCGCACCGGGCAGGCCATCGCCGAGCTGCCCTCGCGCGTGCCGGGGCTGTTCGGGTCGGTGTTCCTCGGCGAGGAGCGCGACGTCAACGGGCCGATCGGCATCGTCGGCGTCTCGCGCATCGGCGGGGAGGTGCTGGAGCAGGAGATCCCGTTCGTCGCCGAGGCGTCGCTGCTGCTCAGCCTGCTCGCGGCCGTCAACATCTCGCTGTTCCTGTTCAACCTGCTGCCCATCCCGCCGCTCGACGGCGGGCAGATCTTCCCGGCGATCTGGGAGGCCGTGAAGAAGCGCATCTGGCGGCTGCGCGGGCGGCCCGACCCCGGGCCGGTCGACGTGGCGAAGCTGATGCCGGTGGCCTACGTCGTGGCCATGGTGTTCATCGTGTGGAGCGGGCTGCTGCTGGTCGCCGACGTGATCAACCCCGTGCGGCTGTTCCAGTGA
- the ispG gene encoding flavodoxin-dependent (E)-4-hydroxy-3-methylbut-2-enyl-diphosphate synthase produces the protein MSVSLGMPVPPAPTLHDRRKTRQLQVGTVGVGSDHPISVQSMTTTLTSDVNATLQQIAELTAAGCDIVRVACPSQDDADALPAIAAKSQIPVIADIHFQPKYVFAAIDAGCAAVRVNPGNIRKFDDQVKEIARAARDRGTPIRIGVNAGSLDKRLLEKYGKATPEALAESAMWEASLFAEHDFHDIKISVKHNDPVVMIRAYEILAEQCDYPLHLGVTEAGPAFQGTIKSAVAFGALLRQGIGDTIRVSLSAPPVEEVKVGTQILQSLNLRPRKLEIVSCPSCGRAQVDVYKLADEVTAGLTGMEVPLRVAVMGCVVNGPGEAREADLGVASGNGKGQIFVKGEVIKTVPEHAIVETLIEEAMKLAEAMDAAGEPQVSVG, from the coding sequence GTGAGCGTCTCCCTGGGTATGCCCGTTCCTCCCGCACCGACCCTCCACGACCGGCGGAAGACCCGTCAGCTGCAGGTCGGGACCGTCGGCGTGGGGTCGGACCACCCGATCTCGGTGCAGTCGATGACCACCACCCTGACCTCCGACGTCAACGCCACGCTGCAGCAGATCGCCGAGCTCACCGCGGCGGGCTGCGACATCGTGCGCGTCGCCTGCCCGAGCCAGGACGACGCCGACGCGCTGCCCGCGATCGCGGCCAAGAGCCAGATCCCGGTGATCGCCGACATCCACTTCCAGCCCAAGTACGTGTTCGCCGCGATCGACGCCGGCTGCGCCGCGGTGCGCGTCAACCCGGGCAACATCCGCAAGTTCGACGACCAGGTCAAGGAGATCGCGCGCGCCGCCCGCGACCGCGGCACCCCGATCCGGATCGGCGTCAACGCGGGCTCGCTCGACAAGCGCCTGCTGGAGAAGTACGGCAAGGCCACGCCCGAGGCGCTGGCCGAGTCGGCGATGTGGGAGGCGTCCCTGTTCGCCGAGCACGACTTCCACGACATCAAGATCTCGGTCAAGCACAACGACCCCGTCGTGATGATCCGCGCCTACGAGATCCTCGCCGAGCAGTGCGACTACCCGCTGCACCTCGGCGTCACCGAGGCCGGGCCGGCGTTCCAGGGCACGATCAAGTCGGCCGTGGCGTTCGGGGCGCTGCTGCGCCAGGGCATCGGCGACACGATCCGCGTCTCGCTCTCGGCCCCGCCCGTCGAGGAGGTCAAGGTCGGCACGCAGATCCTGCAGTCGCTCAACCTGCGGCCCCGCAAGCTCGAGATCGTGTCGTGCCCGTCGTGCGGGCGCGCGCAGGTCGACGTCTACAAGCTGGCCGACGAGGTCACCGCCGGGCTCACGGGCATGGAGGTGCCGCTGCGCGTCGCCGTCATGGGCTGCGTCGTCAACGGTCCGGGGGAGGCCCGCGAGGCCGATCTCGGCGTCGCGTCGGGCAACGGCAAGGGCCAGATCTTCGTCAAGGGCGAGGTCATCAAGACCGTCCCGGAGCACGCGATCGTCGAGACGCTCATCGAGGAGGCCATGAAGCTGGCCGAGGCGATGGACGCGGCGGGCGAGCCCCAGGTCTCGGTCGGCTGA